gtcaaagtggttacaaaggtcaaaggtctcgatttatttggtgtttttacaaatccattaattttgtcttttaaacaaagaatatacgcacaccattttatcctgtgcattacagaaaacaataataaaatcaaatccaagcatattgtggatttatttctgagcaagggcataattttagcaaaatagcacaacaattgcggagtaaatctagtaagactgaaattagaagctactcacaagtacatgcctatattgtgggacgcctccgtagagggcgccccaaaaagagaTTAGGGCAATTAGCAAAGATAACTAAAGATTATTGGCACACGACAAATATTATAGTATAACCAGCATGATCAGGGACTTTGGACACTGGCTGGGTATACATGTACCAATGGATAGAATACTAAAGTAATTTggtatgtatataggcctattctcgtaggcctattttaaagatgttAAAGAACTGTGGCTTGGCGATGGAGTGACCAGGGCCATATAAACGAAACAAAAGAACAAGATATCATATCACAGACCTCAGGTCCGAAAGGACTTGAGCAAGTCTAGACTGATGAAGTGCCTCAAAACCGGATTCACAGCACTTGACTTCAGGCAGGACATAGTATAATTTTTGTCGTTGTTAAAGGCATTATTAGACATGTATAACTTATAAACTGCAAAGCACTTGCTAGGACATACCACAAACAACGTTAATCAGTCTTCCATGTTGATCTTGGAGACTACTTTGAGGTTCTTTGTGGCATATCATACAAGCAGTCGCAGCGTGCGATTCAAAAATCGCTAGCGACCAACCGTTTGTAGCGTTTTTGCAATCACTGAATCACTATAATAGCCTACCAGCGTGCGATCACTACAAAATTGTCTTGAAGTCAACTGGCTTGCGACTTGACGCTAGGGCATGCTAGCGACTTATCAATAAAATTCGGCAGTCGCTCTGCCGATCCTCGACGGAAGTGACCTCATATCCCCATAAACATGTTTCGCTCCAAGCGATATTACTTTAGTATGATATGCCCTAAAATGTTACATGTTTGTTTACTTTATAATTAAAATGGCACTTCTAAACTTGAAGTTAAAATGgctcttgttttcttttcttccaGGCTGACCAATGCTCCTGTATCCAAGGATTCCTCATCTACCACAGCGTTGGTGGCGGGACCGGTTCTGGATTTGGCTCTCTACTCCAAGAGCGTCTATCAGCCGACTATGTCAAGACACCCAAGCTACAACTTGTCGTTTATCCGGCTCCTCAAATTTCTACTGCCGTTGTGGAACCATACAATGCCGTGTTGGCAACCTATGGAGGCATGGACCACTCAGACTGCGCTTTTATGTTTGATAATGAAGCCCTATATGACATCTGTCGTCGCAATCTTGGTATCGAACGTCCAACATACACCAATTTAAATCGTCTCATCGCGCAGGTGGTCTCATCTATCACAGCTTCACTACGATTCCCTGGTAACCAGAATGTTGACATCACCGAGTTCCAAACCAATTTAGTCCCATTCCCACGTATTCATTTTCCAGTTGTTTCTTATGCTCCTATCATTCACGCGGAAAGGGCTTACCATGAAAACATGACTGTTGCTGATATCACGACTGCTTGCTTTGAGCCAGCAAATCAGATGGTCAAATGTGATTCTCGTAAAGGAAAATACACAGGCTGTGTGATGTTGTATAGAGGGGACATAATCACAAAGGAAGTCAACGATGCTATTCTAAGCATCAAGACAAAGCGTACCATACAGTTCGTTGACTGGAGCCCCGCAGGGTTCAGAAATGGTGTCAATCCAAAACCACCAACGACAGTACCTGGTGGTGATCTCGCCAAGGTACAGAGAGCTGTGTGCAAACTTGGTAACACAACAGCCATAGCTGAAGCTTGGGCtcgtttgaattttaaatttgaccttaTGTACCAGAAGAGGGCATTTGTGCATTGGTATGTTGGTGAGGGTATGGAGGAGGCAGAGTTCTCCGATGCGAGGGAGGATTTAGCAGCGTTGGAGAAAGATTATGAAGAGGTGGAGAACGATTCGATTGATGATGAGGATGTTGTTGTTGAAGATCTGGAGGATGAAGAGTACTAGGCAGATATACCTCGTTGTGTCGACCATGTCGAGCAGATGACATTTGATATGTTGGAGGCATGAGATGAACATAGTTTAACCTGTTGTTA
Above is a window of Amphiura filiformis chromosome 7, Afil_fr2py, whole genome shotgun sequence DNA encoding:
- the LOC140156695 gene encoding tubulin alpha chain-like, yielding MRECISVHLGQAGIQMGNASWELYCLEHGISPDGVQSEELDNYTTNGHQIIENNHTNGNHQNGQEEDGRVSRSGDKPPMVKKQAWTGEENGQTNGDNGKTGKNESSISSFFMETGSGKCVPHAVFVDLEPTVIDEIRTGTYRDLFNPERLISGKEDAANNYARGHHSIGRAMMDEVLDKIRKMADQCSCIQGFLIYHSVGGGTGSGFGSLLQERLSADYVKTPKLQLVVYPAPQISTAVVEPYNAVLATYGGMDHSDCAFMFDNEALYDICRRNLGIERPTYTNLNRLIAQVVSSITASLRFPGNQNVDITEFQTNLVPFPRIHFPVVSYAPIIHAERAYHENMTVADITTACFEPANQMVKCDSRKGKYTGCVMLYRGDIITKEVNDAILSIKTKRTIQFVDWSPAGFRNGVNPKPPTTVPGGDLAKVQRAVCKLGNTTAIAEAWARLNFKFDLMYQKRAFVHWYVGEGMEEAEFSDAREDLAALEKDYEEVENDSIDDEDVVVEDLEDEEY